From the Callithrix jacchus isolate 240 chromosome 22, calJac240_pri, whole genome shotgun sequence genome, the window TCAGTCACGTCTTCAGCACCTAAGAATGGTGGGGAACAAGGCAGCTCCTTTGATTAAATCCTGTCAGTGACCCTCAGGGGTGGCCGTTGTCCCCACCCTACAAACAAGGAACATGAGGCTCAGGAAGACAGAGCTGGGTTTCAGACCCAGATCTGTCAGATTCTCTGGGATGCTCTCTGAATTTCGAGTTCTGAAGCACAAATGCTGGCAAAGGCCAAGAGAGTGAGGGAAGAAGcctcacgtctgtcatcccagacctttgggaggctgaggtgggcaaaacTTTATGGCAAAAAGATCAAAGATTAGGGGGAAAAGAAAGGGAGTGAATAGGTAGAGAACAGGGGCTCCTTAGGGCAGTGaaagggtgaaggggaggagggagaggaggcagaaaagaggaggagggagaaaggggtagggagaggagagaaaggtgaaggggaggagggagaagagaagaaagaggagaggatgaggaggggagatggaaaggggaggaggaggaagagatgaaggggaggggggaaaggagggagaaaggaggagggggagggagaggtaggagaaaagagaggaggagggggaaggacggggggaggagggagaaaggaggggaggaggcagaaaggaggaagggaggaggagaggagcaggaggaggaagaacaggtgaagggggaggaggaaggaggaaggagatgagaggaggagaagggggaaaagatgaggggaggaggagggagaaaggaggaggggaggaggccgggaggaaggaggaggcagaagtAGCCCCAGCACCTGGATAACTAATTTCCACGGTGTTTGCTGACCTGTGGGCCAGATGTCATCTTACCTCCATGGGGTTGATGAGGGTCTGGGAGATGGCCACAGCCAAGGAGCTGGCGAGGAGACGCTCCTGGAAGGGCGGAGACTCTTGTAGTCCACAGAAGTAGTTTTTGCACTGGGACAGGAGAGAGGAGGGTGAGAGAGAAGCCGGGCACCCTCCCACACAAAACCCATGCAGGAAGGAGGCCTGGGCTCTGGAGGGTGAACGTGCGTCTTGAACACGGGCTTGGACTTTGGGGGGTACAGGAGGGGTTTGGGCTTGAGCTGGGGGAAGCAGACCCCTCGCTCCCCACCTGCCCAGATACGGAGAACTTGATGGCATACTCAGGAGCAATCTTGAGCACGTTGATGCCGTTGCCCCGCCACAGGGAGTGAAGGCCCCCTCCTGGACCACGCTCTGTAGCCCCCCCCAGCAGGTTGGTGAAGTTGGTCTTggagtagggggtggggggaggaccCTGGATGAGCCCCTGCTTGCCTCTGTCTTTGTCCCCATCCCCCCCCAAAGCGCAGTTCCACCTGCACCTCCCCAGCCACCCAACCCCAACCCATCCCCGTCCATCCCTGTTCCTTCAGCTCCTTCCCTGGCCAGTTCTTGAATTGCACACAACACAGACTCAAAGCCAGTAACAACCCACATTCCTGTATCTTCCCTCCTCTTCATCTTCTCTccagccccctccctcccttcctttctctttctttcctcccctcctttcttcctgcctttctgccttcctgccttccctccctccctcttttttcttcctttcctttctttccctttcctttccctctgtttctctctttctcgctctgtcaccctggctagagtgcagtggcggaatctcggctcactgcaacctccagctcccaggttcaagtgattctgctgcctcagccagcCAACCAGCTGAGACAGCAGCTGTGAGATATCCCGCTTGGGATGGCTCCAGccctacttttttttatttttatttttaaattgagacggagtcttactgtgttgcccaggctggagtgcagcggtgtgatctcggctcactgcaacctctacttcccaggttcaagcaattctcctgcctcagcctcctgagtagctgggattacaagcgcctgctaccacacccactaatttttgtatttttagtagagacagggtttcaccatgttggccagactggtctcaaactcctgacctcaggtcatctgcctgccttggcctcccaaagtgctgggattacaggcatgagccactgcatccaggccCTACCTTGTCTAAACTCATCCAAAGACTCCCACGCTCCATTCCCTGACCTCCCACCCACTCCTAGGCCCAGCGTTGTTCCCTGTCCCTGGTAAGTTGTCCCAACCTCTTCTCCAACTCGACTCCAACTGTGTCCACACTAGCTCCATCACCACCCACAACATCAATCTCAGCCAGTCAAGAAGAACCCCAACTCCAGCCAGCACTCCCATCCTGAACTCCATCCACGCCAACTCTATCTGTCCCCACCCCATGTCCTCCCCAGTGGCTCCAGCCCTGGGTcccatcctcctcccaccccatgcACCTGCATGTACACCTTGACTCTGTCCAGAGGGGCTGTGCCTGTGCGAGACACCGCCCCGGCCATAGCTCCTGAGAGCAGAAACTTCCACAGGGCCCCCTTGTTATCCATTTCCAGGATTTCCATGGGGACCATCAGCTGCTCTCCTGTGTCCAGCACCTGCAGGGCAGACCCAGCCCTTCCTCATCCTCTGCCAGGCAGGGTACCTTCCCCAGACACACCTCTAGGATGCCCTCCTGGTGAAAGACCCATCCTGTTCCCCCAactctgcttctttatttttttttttttttgagatagagtctcactgtgtcccccaggctggagtgcggtggtgcgatcttggctcactgcagcctccgactcccgggttcaagtgattcttgtgtctcagcttcccaagtagggaCTATTTCCAAAGCTTGTTCTTATACTGAGTAATAAATGACATCTCTACCAAAGGAACTGATATCATGTagactctcttttccttttttttttttttttgagacagaattttgctcgtcacccaggctggagtgcgatggtgtgatctcggcccactgcaacccctaccacccggttcaagcaattctctacctcagcctctggagtagctgggattacaggcattacaggctcctgccaccatgcctggctaatttttttttttttttttttaagtagagacagggtttcaccatcttggtcagactgatcttgaactcctgacctcatgatctgcctgcctcggccttccaaagtgctgggattacaggcgtgagccactgtgcccagcctaatttttgtatttttagtagtgatggggtttctccatgttggacaggctggtcttgaactcctgacctcaggtgatctgcccgcctcagcctcccaaagtgctgggattacaggtgtgaaccaccgcaccctgCCTTCCCGCCTCGCCTTGCTTCAAGGTAGAATTCTAGGTCTGCTGGCAGGGGAGTGGGCCCCCTCGAGGGTGTGGGTAACCTGGCCTCGCATTGCAGGGCCGACCAGAGGCGCTGGGACACCTGTGTTTCCAAAACTCACCTGCTGTGACAGGAGATGTTCAAGACTGTTGTCATACATGTGCCCAAACACGTACCCACACACGTGTGTACAGCCAGGCTTCCAGGAGCGGGGTGGGGGCGGAGGTGGGGGCGGAGGAGGGGGTTTGGTGAGTAAGGTCGTGACCTTCCTAAACAGTGCCTGGATCCTTGAGCAAGGGTTCTCAGGTTCCCCAGGCGGAGCGCCCATGGAGGAAGTGAGGACACTGGGCTTCAAATCCCTGAGAGGCGTTTGCTGGTCCAGCTACCATGCGGGAGTGTTTAGTGGGAGGGTGGTTGCCTGGGGGACCTAGGGAACGATGAAGTCACAGATGCCCCTGTGACCTCGCTGGGTGTGACCGGCCCTGCCATGGACCCTTTCCTCCCAAATGTCCACCTCCTGATCCCCAAACCAATGAATATGTGATTGTTATACATTGAATTGTGGGCCGGTTGCGCTGTCtcacggtaatcccagcactttgggagcccgaggcagacgggtcatctgaggtcaggagtttgagaccagcctgggcagcaacatagtgaaaccccgtctctactaagaatacaaaagttagccaggcatggtggtgcatgcctgtaatcccagctactccggaggctgaggcaagagaatcgcttgaacctgggaagtggaggttgtggtgagccgagattttgctttgcactccagcctggacaataagagcaaaactctgtcttaaaaagaaaaaaaaaaaaaaagaataagttgaaTTGTGTTCTgccaaaattattattattatttattaatgaatGGACAATAATAAATTtgagataaattatttatttattattatttttaaaggcggggtttcaccatgttggtcaggctggtcttgaactcccgacctcaggtgatctacccgccttggcctccaaagtgcctggattacaggcgtgagccatcatgcccagtcttaaattatatatatatatttattttttgagacggagtttcgctcctgttacccaggctggagtgcaatggcgcgatctcggctcaccgcaacctccgcctcctgggttcaggcaattctcctgcctcagcctcctgagtagctgggattacaggcacacgccaccatgcccagctaatttttgtatttttagtagagacggggtttcaccatgttgaccaggatggtcttcatctcttgacctcgtgatccacctgcctcagcctcccaaagtgctgggattacaggcttgagccaccgcgcccggccaaattatattttttaatgggctcctataatcccagctactctagaggctgaggcagaattacttgaacccgggaggcgaagggtgcagtgagccaagattgccccgttgcactccaacctgggtgacagagcaagactccgtctccaaaaaagagaaaaagacaaaccagagcactttctgtctctgttctCTGTCAGCCTTGGGAAGATGCAGCCTGGGCTGACTTACATTTGTTACATGGCAAACGGGATTTAAGTTTGCAGACACAATTAAGATTGTTaggccagacaaggtggctcacgcctgtaatcccagcactttgggaggccgaggtggacggatcacctgagatcaggagtttgagaccagcctgaccaacatggtaagaccctgtgtctactaaaaataacaaaaattagctgggtgtggtggcgcgtgcccgtaatcccagctactcaggaggctgaggcaggaggatcacttgagtccaggggttccaGGTCAGTCTGAGCAGCAAAGCGAGaaatttttctacaaaaaattaaaaaaattagccggctgtggtcatgtgtgcctgtagtcccagctacttgggagcctgaagggggagggtctcttgagcacaggaattaagggaagcagtgagctgtgattgtgccactccactccaaccttggtgatacagcaagacccggtctcttaaaaaaaaaaaaatcaaaagtaggccaggcgtggcggctcacgcctgtaatcccagcactttgggaggccaaggtgggcagatcacaaagtcaggaatccaagaacagcctgaccaatatggtggaaccctgtctctactaaaaatatgaaaattagctgggcatggtggcgtgtgtctgtagtcccagctacttgggaggctgaggcaggagaataattggaacccgggaggcagaggttgcagtgagccaagattgcaccactgcgctccagcctgggggacagagtgagactccatctcaaaaaaaaaaaaaaaaaaaaaaaaaaataggcatggtggtgtgcacctgtggtcccagctactccggaggatgaggtgggaggatcacctgacctgggagtttgaggctgcagtgagccatgattataccactgcactccagctggggatggagacagagtgagaacctggtctcaaaaaccaaaaccgaAACCAAAATCAATATGAAATCACATACATGTAGCTGCATACGTATTAGCCAGCTATTGCCACGTGATGAGTTACCCCCTGCCAAAGCTTGACAGCTTAACACAACACATGTCCATCATCTCACCCATGTTCTGAGCATCAGGGACTCAGGAGCAGCTTAGCCAGGTGTTACTGTGATTCAGTGTTTGAAGCATAAGAGTCTAAGATTCAGGATTCAGGTACTGGGATCCAGTGCTTCCAGTGGAGGGATTCACAAAGCTTGGACTATCCAGGGAATGCACCTGGTAGATTTGCAGTGGGATGTCAGCCAGGACAGCAAGATCATCTTCCAAGGTCAGTTACATGGCTATTGGCTGAGTTCCTCACCATGTGGTCCTCTCCATAAGGCTGCTCATGCCATGACCACCGGATTCCTTCAGAGCAAATGTtatgagaaagagagacagggagagcaCATAACCCATAATCAAGATGGTAGctacagtgttttttgtttgtttatctgtttttgttctttgtttttgtcaacggagtcttgccctattgcccaggctggagtgcactggtgtgatcttggctcactgcaacctccacttcccgggttcaagagattctcctgcctcagcctccccagtagctggaattacaagtgtgtgcctccatgcctggctaatttttgtgtttttagtacagacatgttagtcagtctggtcttgaactcctgacctcaggcgatccacccatcttggcctcccaaagtgctgggattacagccactgcgaacctttttttttttgagatggagttttgctttggcccaggctggagtgaagtgttgcagtctcggctcactgcaacctccgccccctgggttcaagcaattcttctgtctcagcctcctgagtagctgggattataggcagctgccaccacacccggctaagttttgtatttttagtagagacagggttttgccatgttggccaggctggactcgaaatcctgacctcaggtgattcacccaccttggcctcccaaagtgctaggattacaggtgtgagccacctgtgctggccttttgttttttctttttgagactgagtcttgctctgttgccctgactggagtgcagtggcacgatctccgctcactacaacctctgcctccctgcaacctccgcctcttgggttcaagcaattcttctgcctcagcctcctgagtagctgggactacaggcatgcaccaccatgcccagctaatttttgtatttttagtagagacggggtttcaccatgttgaccaggatggtctcaatctcttgacctcgtgatccacccgtctcggcctcccaaagtgctgggattataggcgt encodes:
- the SLC25A41 gene encoding LOW QUALITY PROTEIN: mitochondrial carrier protein SCaMC-3L (The sequence of the model RefSeq protein was modified relative to this genomic sequence to represent the inferred CDS: substituted 1 base at 1 genomic stop codon), producing the protein MGAPPGEPENPCSRIQALFRKVTTLLTKPPPPPPPPPPPRSWKPGCTHVCGYVFGHMYDNSLEHLLSQQVLDTGEQLMVPMEILEMDNKGALWKFLLSGAMAGAVSRTGTAPLDRVKVYMQVHGGPPPTPYSKTNFTNLLGGATERGPGGGLHSLWRGNGINVLKIAPEYAIKFSVSGQCKNYFCGLQESPPFQERLLASSLAVAISQTLINPMEVLKTXLTLRRTGQYKRLLDCARQILEQEGTCTLYRGYLPNMLGIIPYACTDLAVYEMLQCFWLKSGRYMGDPSSLVSLSSVTLSTTCGQMASYLLTLVRTRMQAQDTVEGSNPTMRAVFQQILAQQGWLGLCRGMTPTLLKMLPAGGISYVVYNAMKKTLGV